A window of Nitrospira sp. CR1.1 genomic DNA:
CATTCGCGACAAATTGGTCCACCACCGCCGTAATAGCAGGCTTGCCGCCTAAACGTTCGTACAACGACTTCGTCACCGTCGCGGTAGCCGCCGGGCGCTGAGCCTGGTTCGTCCCGCCGGTTTCGGCGCACCCGCTACACATCGCCACGGTCCCCAACAGCATCACTCCCACTCCGTACTTCCATCCCATCGTCCACCTCCCTTGTTGATACATAGCCGATTGTCTGACCTCGCCGCCGACAGGGGCGAAGAGCTCTGTAAAGCGACAACCCGGTTGACCACTGACCATAAGAGAACTATGATGTATTCGTCTAATATATTGTTTTCATACTATGTATAGCTTTTACCTATAGCTAGACGGGGAGGCTTTTATGGAACTGCGCCAACTCGAATATTTCATGGCGGTGGCGGCGCACCAGAATTTCAGCCGTGCCGCGGAACATGCGCATGTCTCGCAGCCTTCGCTGTCGATTCAGATCGGCGGACTCGAAAAAGAGTTGGGCACGCGCCTGTTCGACCGCCTGGGAAGAAAGGTCGTACTCACGCAGGCCGGCGAACTCTTTCATGTGCATGCCGAACGGGCCTTGCGGGAAGTGGAGCAGGCGGAGCAGGTGGTTCACGAGCTGCTCGGCGCCAAACGTGGCCGCTTGGTCGTCGGGACGCTGTCGACGGTCAATTCTTACCTGATCGCCCCGCTTGTCTCTCGATTCAAGCAGCGCTTTCCAAACATCCATCTCCAGGTCCATGCCCAACCGTCTTCCGATATCGTCAACGGTCTGCTGACCAATCGCCTCGATATCGGGATTTGTCTACTCCCGCTGACCCATGCGCATATCACCACCGTCCCGCTTTTTGAAGAACGCCTCGCGCTCATCGCTCCCGCAAACATGAAGATCGGAAAACGCCGGACTCGCATGCAGGATCTCGCGCAGGTCCCCCTCGTCTTGATGCCCGCCGATTATTGCCTGCGGAAAATGGTCGAATCGGAATGCGCGAAGGCGGGTGTGCACCCGCAGGTGGTGTTGGAAATGAGTTCGCCGGAAGGTATTCTCCAGGCGGTGGCGGAAGGAACCGGTGCCACGATCCTTCCCGAGCTCTATGTCAAATCCCGACTTCCGGGATCACAGCTGGCAGTCATCGACCTGTACGATCCCACGCCACGCCATACGGTCGGACTCGCCTATCTCACCAAGCGGCATCGTGGCCAAGCGGCCGAAGAGTTTGCCGCACTCTGCGAAACCACTATGCGGGACCTGCAGTCCGGCTCCAGCCCGTCTCTCCGGAACAGGTGTCGTAAGCGGGCGGAGGCCTCACGCATCGGACAACCTGCGCCCCGGAGGTTGGCTCCAGGAACATCAACCCGGCAAGAAGAGCGGGCGCGACCTTGAAAGTCAGACAGCCCCTTCGATAGAATGCCCTGTTGCCTGATCCTTCCCCTTTGTCATTCGACCGGTAATCGTGACCCAGTCTGAGATTTCAGCATGGGCTTTAAGGAGGCATTCATGATGCAGCGTACGCGGACGTTCACAGCCTTGATGACTATGCTGGGGTCCTTTTGCCTCGCCGCCATCGTGACCGCCGAACCTTACGAACTGAGCAAGAACGACGTCAGCGACCCCAAGGGGGTCGCCAGCCAGGATGTGTCACTGTTCGGGATTAAGTTGGGAGACGATGAGGCGAAGGCTCTCGACGGGTTGGTGAATGAAAAGATTCCCGGCGTCAAGGCGGAGCAAGAGGCTACCTTCATTTTCTTACTCGATCAGCGCAAACCGACCGGACCGATGGCCGGCGTGCGGGTCCAGGACGGCAAAGTCGATCTGATCTTCATCAACAATCGCTTTGCCTTTAAAACACGCGGCATCTTCCGCAACGTCCTCAATAGCGAAAGCCCTGACGATGTGCGAAAAATCCTGGGCAAGGAAGATTACGGCGATGAGAATGTGATGGGCGCCATGCTGGCGTATGACAAGCAGGGCTTTCAGGTGAATTATCTCGGCAAGGACGTGAACGTGGAGTTTTCACTCCCGCGCTAAACCATCAGACGGAAGATTCCCGCTCCGGCTCCTCAAATCTTCCCTCCCCTCAACCTCCAGGCGCCCTCCAGCCGGCGCTCCGTCAGCAACGGGACGCACTCGTGCTGGCCCCGCTGAAGACGGGACCGGCAGAGGCAACGTACAACGTACCCGCTAGTACGATGACGGAAGTTTATCGGGCCAGTGCTGCGCGGCTATCGCTCAAACGCAGGCCGTAATTGATGAGGCTGGTCGCCGTATTCCAGCGACGCTTCGAGTTGAGGATCACGAGCAGCAGATCGCTGCCGTCCTGGGAGACTTTCGCGATCAGGCACCGGCCGGCCTTAGACGTAAACCCCGTCTTGACCCCTTGCACTCCTGGAATCCGGCCAAGGAGCCGATTGGTGGTACGCAAAACGTAGGCGCGATGCTCATTGATCGGCATGATGATTTCACGCTCTTCGCGGACCAGTTCTTTGAATACGGGATGGTGCAGGGCGATCTCGCTGAGTTTGGCCAGATCTTCCGCAGTTGAATAATGTTCCGGCGCATCAAACCCGCAGGCATTGCTGAAATGGGTATTGTGCAATTCGAGCGCCGCCGCCTTGGCATTCATAAGATCGACGAATCGTGCTTCATCTCCGCCGACATGCTCGCTCGCCGCCAGACAGGCGTCATTCGCGGAGACAATCAGCATGGCCTTCAGCAAATCTTCCAGGCGAAAAATTTGTCCCGTCCGCAGGCGCAGATGTGTTTTATGGGC
This region includes:
- a CDS encoding LysR family transcriptional regulator — its product is MELRQLEYFMAVAAHQNFSRAAEHAHVSQPSLSIQIGGLEKELGTRLFDRLGRKVVLTQAGELFHVHAERALREVEQAEQVVHELLGAKRGRLVVGTLSTVNSYLIAPLVSRFKQRFPNIHLQVHAQPSSDIVNGLLTNRLDIGICLLPLTHAHITTVPLFEERLALIAPANMKIGKRRTRMQDLAQVPLVLMPADYCLRKMVESECAKAGVHPQVVLEMSSPEGILQAVAEGTGATILPELYVKSRLPGSQLAVIDLYDPTPRHTVGLAYLTKRHRGQAAEEFAALCETTMRDLQSGSSPSLRNRCRKRAEASRIGQPAPRRLAPGTSTRQEERARP
- a CDS encoding D-alanyl-D-alanine carboxypeptidase, yielding MNCSHRTLPVRAIVILFLAGAALWPGQASAIDNDVDDEVITVPYDPRPVPSAKQAHHSLRWRHVPAHSILLKELKTGTTLYQFESEKRLSPASLTKIMSALVILEYGHLDDKVTVSPKAARAHKTHLRLRTGQIFRLEDLLKAMLIVSANDACLAASEHVGGDEARFVDLMNAKAAALELHNTHFSNACGFDAPEHYSTAEDLAKLSEIALHHPVFKELVREEREIIMPINEHRAYVLRTTNRLLGRIPGVQGVKTGFTSKAGRCLIAKVSQDGSDLLLVILNSKRRWNTATSLINYGLRLSDSRAALAR